The following proteins are encoded in a genomic region of Campylobacter concisus:
- a CDS encoding 4Fe-4S dicluster domain-containing protein → MKKYMMIHDENLCIGCQGCSVACRSTNNVPRGLYRLQVHAKMSGTFPNLKTDFLRQSCVMCEDAPCVEVCPTGASFKTADGVTLLDHRICVSCKYCILACPYDARYVLPNGEIGKCTFCYESRLEEGKEPACVSVCPTNALTFGDVNDENSKISKKLKESKYYLPKAELNTKPSLAMIANTKGAHHE, encoded by the coding sequence ATGAAAAAATATATGATGATACATGATGAAAATTTATGCATCGGCTGCCAAGGCTGCTCGGTAGCTTGCAGAAGTACAAACAACGTACCAAGGGGACTTTACCGCTTGCAGGTGCATGCAAAGATGAGTGGGACATTTCCAAATTTAAAGACTGACTTTTTGCGTCAAAGCTGTGTTATGTGCGAAGATGCACCTTGTGTTGAGGTTTGCCCAACTGGTGCTAGCTTTAAAACAGCTGATGGCGTGACGTTGCTTGATCACAGAATTTGCGTTAGTTGCAAATACTGCATCCTGGCCTGTCCATACGACGCTCGTTATGTCTTGCCAAATGGCGAGATAGGCAAATGCACATTTTGCTATGAGAGTAGGCTAGAAGAGGGCAAAGAGCCAGCTTGCGTTAGCGTCTGCCCTACAAATGCCCTAACTTTTGGCGATGTAAATGATGAAAATTCTAAAATTTCAAAGAAATTAAAAGAGAGCAAATACTACTTGCCAAAAGCGGAGCTAAATACAAAACCTTCACTTGCGATGATCGCAAATACAAAAGGAGCACACCATGAATAA
- a CDS encoding anaerobic C4-dicarboxylate transporter translates to MDISLILQLIVLFGAIFLGVRLGGMAIGYAGGIGVVVLTLGLGLKAGSIPWDVILIIMSVIAAITAMQVAGGLDYLVQIAEGILRKHPKYINFLAPVVTYLLTVFAGTGHTAFSMIPVITEVAKTQNIKPSAPLSIAVVASQIAITASPVSAAVVFMAGEHALGGLGISYPLLLAIWIPTTFIGCMLTALVINIFYNLDLSSDKEYQRRLKEGLIKDVKIEEKKELPKGAKLSVLIFLVGVISVVLYATAISKNVGWIKPSYVTGYEKIYETKSPDKFNELVAKDIKVKTDSTTNVKYVEDPDKPTKVLVLTRDNAIMSFMLVIATLITLTCGVKVDKLFNTATFKSGMTACVCVLGVAWLGDTFVVNHTDAIKNFAGDFVKDYPFMLAVALFFASMLLYSQAATAKALIPTVIAALGLTAANNGDAYILVASFAAVSALFVLPTYPTLLGAVQMDDTGTTRIGKYIFNHSFFIPGVLAIAFSVALGFLIAPILL, encoded by the coding sequence ATGGATATTTCATTGATATTACAGTTGATCGTGCTCTTTGGTGCGATATTCTTGGGTGTTAGACTAGGCGGTATGGCTATTGGTTATGCTGGTGGTATTGGCGTCGTAGTTTTAACTTTAGGACTTGGATTAAAAGCAGGTAGTATACCTTGGGATGTTATTTTAATCATTATGTCCGTTATAGCTGCTATTACAGCGATGCAAGTAGCTGGTGGCCTTGATTATTTGGTGCAAATAGCCGAAGGGATACTAAGAAAACATCCAAAATACATAAATTTCTTAGCCCCAGTTGTCACTTACTTGCTAACTGTATTTGCCGGTACTGGACACACAGCATTTTCTATGATTCCAGTTATTACCGAAGTTGCAAAGACGCAAAATATTAAGCCTAGTGCGCCTCTTAGTATAGCTGTTGTTGCTAGTCAGATAGCTATTACTGCAAGCCCGGTTTCAGCAGCGGTTGTATTTATGGCTGGTGAGCATGCCTTGGGCGGACTTGGCATTAGCTATCCATTACTATTAGCTATCTGGATACCTACAACTTTTATTGGTTGTATGCTAACAGCTCTTGTTATAAATATATTTTATAATCTTGATCTAAGTAGCGATAAAGAGTATCAAAGAAGACTTAAAGAAGGACTAATCAAAGATGTTAAAATTGAAGAGAAAAAAGAGCTTCCAAAAGGAGCTAAACTATCTGTTTTAATATTCTTAGTTGGCGTTATCTCTGTCGTTTTATATGCTACTGCTATTAGTAAAAACGTAGGTTGGATAAAACCAAGCTATGTAACAGGCTATGAAAAAATTTATGAGACCAAAAGCCCAGATAAATTTAATGAACTAGTTGCAAAAGATATAAAAGTCAAAACTGACTCAACTACTAATGTAAAATATGTAGAAGATCCAGATAAACCTACAAAGGTGTTGGTATTAACTAGAGATAATGCTATTATGAGCTTTATGCTAGTTATCGCTACTTTAATCACACTAACTTGTGGCGTTAAAGTCGATAAGCTATTTAATACAGCTACATTTAAAAGTGGTATGACTGCGTGCGTCTGCGTGCTAGGTGTAGCGTGGCTTGGAGATACTTTCGTGGTAAATCACACCGATGCGATCAAAAATTTTGCAGGTGATTTTGTTAAAGACTATCCATTTATGCTTGCTGTTGCGCTATTTTTTGCTAGTATGCTTCTTTATTCTCAAGCTGCTACCGCAAAGGCACTTATTCCTACAGTTATAGCCGCACTTGGTTTAACTGCTGCAAATAACGGTGACGCATATATTTTAGTTGCATCATTTGCTGCAGTTTCAGCATTATTTGTGCTACCAACATATCCGACACTTCTTGGAGCCGTTCAAATGGATGATACTGGAACAACTAGGATAGGTAAATATATATTCAACCACTCCTTTTTTATTCCAGGCGTTTTAGCTATTGCTTTTTCTGTCGCACTTGGATTTTTGATAGCTCCGATACTTTTATAA